From Solidesulfovibrio fructosivorans JJ]:
TGCAAACCATTCCCGGCCACGAATACGACGATCTCGTGCGTCTGGCCGAGGCCTTCTCCGGCCTGCCCAAGGGGCTGACCCACGTGTCCGTCAGCGCCCCGCTGCTTTACGCCAAGGAGGATTTCCCGCGCGTGGCCAAGGCGCTCCTCGCTTCGGCCCCCAAGGACCGCAAGCCCGGCGAGGCGCTCGTCTTCGTCGGCCACGGCACCGACCACCCGGCCAACATGGCCTACCCGGCCCTGCAATACACCCTGTGGCAGCTCGACCCCAATGCCTTCGTGACCACGGTCGAAGGCACGCCGAGCTTCGAGGACCTTATCGCGGAGCTCAAAAAGCGCGGCATCAAAAAGGCCTGGCTCATGCCCATGTTCGCCGTGGCCGGGGACCATGCCCACAACGACATGGCCGGCAAGGAAAAGGACTCCCTGGCCTCGCAGCTCGCCGCCGCCGGCATCGCCGCGACGCCCCAGATGCAGGGCAACGGCGATCGTGACGCCGTGGCCGCCATCTGGATGGACCACCTGAAAAAGACCGTGGACGCCCTGCCCGGAAAATAATGCCCCGAAACCGCTTACAAGGCGCGGGACCGCGTGCCCTGCTCCCGGCTCTGGCCGGGCTGGCCGCCCTGGCGACGGCCTGCCTGGCCGGGGCCTATCCGGCCGGTCCGGGCCAGGTGGCCGCTGTCCTCGGCCGGGCCATGGGACTGCCCGTGACCGCGCCGGCCGATCCGGCGCTCACGGCCGTGGTGCTCGACCTGCGCTTATGGCGGGGCGTGCTGGCCTACGGCGTGGGCGCGGCCCTGGCCGTGGCCGGTGGGGTGTTCCAGGGAGTGCTGCGAAATCCCCTGGCCGATCCCTTCACCCTTGGCGTCTCTGGCGGCGCGGCCTTCGGCGCGGCCCTGTCCCTGACGCTCGGGCTTGCCGCCGCCTCGGGAAGCGTCATCGCCACCCCGCTTTGCGCCCTGGCCGGAGGAGGCGCGGCCCTGGCCTTCGTGCTGGCCCTGGCCCGGGCCTGCGGCGGGTTGCGCCGGGAGACGGTGGTTTTGGCCGGCATCATCGCCGCCACCTTTCTTTCGGCCCTGCTCTCGCTCACCAAGGCGCTCAACGAGGAATCCGTGGCCGGCATCGTCTTTTGGATCATGGGCGGCTTCCAGGGACGGGGCAAAGCCGAGCTGGCGCTTTTCCTGCCCTGTTTTCTGGCTGGCGCGCTCCTCATTCGCCTCTATATCCGCGAGTGCGACATCCTGCTTCTGGGCGAAACCCAGGCGCGGCAATTGGGCGTCGCCGCCGGGCGGGCGCGGCTGGCACTGCTCACCGGAGCGAGTCTTCTCACTGCCGGGGCCGTGGCCGTTTCCGGGGTCATCGGCTTTGTCGGGCTCATCGCCCCCCATGCCTGCCGGCGGCTCTTTTCCGCCGAGCACGGCACGCTGCTGCCGCAAAGCGCGCTGTGCGGCGGGGCGCTGCTGGTTTTCGCCGACGTGCTGGCCCGCACCATCCTGCCCGGCGGCGCGGAGCTGCCCGTGGGCGTGGTGACGGCGCTGCTCGGCGGCCCGTTTTTCTGTTTCCTGCTCGTCACGGGCCGCGAAGGCGGCCGGGCGTGATCCGTATCGAGGGACTTCGGGCCGGGTACGGCGGCCGCGACGTGCTGGCCGGCATCGACCTGCGCATCGCCCCGGGGGATATGGTGGGGCTTTTAGGCCCCAACGGCGCGGGCAAGACCACGCTGCTTCTGGCCGCGACCGGCGTACTGCCCCCGAGCGCCGGACGCGTTTCCCTGGCCGGGCGCGACATTGCGAGCCTCTCCGCCCGGGAACGGGCAAAACTCGTGGCCGTGGTACCCCAGCGGGCCGAAAGCGCGGGAGGACTCACCGTGCGAACGGTGGTGCGCATGGGCCGCTATCCCTACCTGCCCTTTCTCGGCGGCTACGGCGAAGGCGATGCCGCCGCGACCAAGGCGGCCATGACGGCGGTGGGCGTGGCCCATTTGGCCGACCGCCGCATGAACGAGCTTTCCGGCGGCGAGTTCCAGCGGGCGCTGACGGCCCGGGCCCTGGCCCAGGACGCGCGCGCCATGATCCTGGACGAAGCCTCGGCCAGCCTGGATATGGCCCGGAAAATGGAACTCTACGGGCTCCTTGCCGCCCGCAACGCCGCCGGCACGACCATCGTGGCGGCGCTGCACGACATCAACCTGGCGGCGCTTTTCTGCCGTCGCCTGATATTTATCAAAAACGGCCGCATCGAGGCTGACGGCCCTGTGGCCGCCGTCTTTACCAGCCAAACATTGTCGAGGATCTATGAAACCGAAATCCTGGTTATCGCCCATCCCAAAAGCGGCCTGCCCCAGGCTCTGGCCGTGCCTGCCGCTCCTGCTGCTGGCGCTGCTCGCAACGCCCCAGGCGGCCCCGGCGGCTCCGGCGGGAGCGGGCATCACGGATGACCTCGGCCACGTCATAACGCTCAAAGCCCCGGCCAAACGCATCGTGGCCCTTTACGGCGCATACAACGAAATACTCGCCGGCATGGGCCTGACCAATCGCATCGTGGCCCGCACCGAAGCCGACGACAAGCCGGCCGCCATCGCCGCCCTGCCCGTCATCGGCACCCACATGCGCCCCAACCTGGAGCGCGTGATGGCGGTCAAGCCCGACCTCGTGCTGCAAACCGCCGGGCGCGGCGAAGCCGAACAGGCCGCCGCCAACCTGGCCAAACTGGGCGTGCCGGTGGCCGTTTTCTCCATCCACGATTTCGACTCGCTCTTTGCCGCGATAGACCGCATCGGTGTGCTGACCGGCGCGCAAAAACAGGCGGCAGAGCTTGACGCAAGCCTTAAAAAACGCCTCGCCGTTGTGGCTGCGAACGCTTTCGAGGGAAAGAAGCCCAAGGTCTTTTTCGAAGTCCGTTCCGGCAACCTGCTGGCCGCCGGCAAAGGCTCCATGGTCGATGCCGTGATCCGCGCCGCCGGCGGGGAAAACGCCGTGAGCCTGGACAAAAAGCTCGTGCGCCTGACCGACGAGGAACTCTTGCGCCTGGCTCCGGACGTGTGCCTGACCCAGCGCGGCCCCATGAACGCCGAAGCGCGGTCCATGGCCGACCGGCCGGAGTACGCCTCCCTGCCCTGCGTCAAAAACCGCCGGGCCTTCGTCGTCGACGAGGCGCTTTTCTCCCGCCCCGGACCGGGAAGCGTGGACGCCGTGGAGGAACTTGCCCGGATACTGGCCGGAAAGCCGGCAATGCAGGCCCGGGAGGCGCGTCCGTGAGCACGCTCGGAACGCTTTACGGCCTCGGCGTCGGCCCGGGAGACCCGGAACTGCTGACTCTCAAGGCGGCCCGGATTCTCGGGGAGGTGGACACGGTCTTCGCCGCCTCGTCGAGCAAGAACGACTATTCCATCGCCCAGGCCATCATCGCGCCGCACCTGCCGCCGCAAGCGACCGTCGTGCGCCTGCCCTTTCCCATGACCCGGGACCCGGCCGCCCTCGACGCCGCCTGGGAGGCCAACACCGCCGCCATGGGCGCAGTGCTTGCCGCCGGGCGCGACGCGGCCTTTATTACCCTGGGCGATCCGCTGCTCTACAGCACCTTCGGCTACGTGCTGCCGCGCCTGACCGCGCGCCTGCCGGAGCTTGCGGTTAGCATCGTGCCGGGGATCACCTCGTTTCAGGCGGCGGCGGCCAAGGTCGGCGACGTGCTGGTCGAATCCGGCGAGAATCTGCTTATCGCCTCGGGCGTGGACGAGAGCGGCCGGTTGGAAAAGGGACTGGCAGCGGCGGACAACGCCGTCATCCTCAAGGCCTACCGCAATTTTCCCCGCCTGCGCGACCTGCTTGGCCGTATGGGCCTGACCCGGGCGACCACCTTCGCCACCCGCGTCGGCCACGACGGCGAGGCTATCGTGCGAAAGCTGGAAGAGGCACCGGAAAAGCCCCACTACCTGTCGCTTTGCCTCATCAAGCGCACTCGCGTTTGAAGACGTCCTCCCCATTATAAACTTTAGGAAGGGGAGAGCGCGAGAGGGGAGAACCCTTTTTAAAGGGTTTCCCCTCTCGCATCCCCTTCTCTATTCTCTTCACCCCGCATACAACGCGGGGCACCAGGCGTAGCCGGCACCGGCTTGCCGCAGATGTCCGAGCCCGGGAAAGGGCAGATGCGCCCCGGCCACCCATTCATTTCCCTTTGCCAGGGATTTCATGAGCGCGGTTCGCGTGGCCACGGCCGCCGGCTGGTCGATGTCGAAGTCGATGGACACCTCGGGTCGCGGGAACTGCACGGCCATGCCGTGGACGATATCGCCCCAGAAAAGGATGCCCTGCCCTTTCGAGGCCAGGCGATAGCCGGTGTGGCCGGGCGTGTGTCCGGCGAGCGCCACGGCTTCCACGCCCTGGGCCGGGGTTTCGCCCGGGGCGAACGTCGAAAAGCGCCCGGCCTCCTGGTACGGCGCCAGGGCGGCCTTGATCGCCGGCAGCATTTTGCGCTGCGCCTCGGGGATGCGTTGTTCCGCGTCCGGCCCAAGCCAATAGGCCGCCTCGGCCGCGGCCGCGCGCACACGGGCCTGG
This genomic window contains:
- a CDS encoding sirohydrochlorin cobaltochelatase gives rise to the protein MLRFSRALFALWLCLAMAAPALAGHEAKKQPQKAIVVAAFGTSVPEAAPAIQKMVERVKAAYPGVPVSLCYTASMIRHKLAKQGKAVPPSPAEALAVLPDKGVTDVALFSLQTIPGHEYDDLVRLAEAFSGLPKGLTHVSVSAPLLYAKEDFPRVAKALLASAPKDRKPGEALVFVGHGTDHPANMAYPALQYTLWQLDPNAFVTTVEGTPSFEDLIAELKKRGIKKAWLMPMFAVAGDHAHNDMAGKEKDSLASQLAAAGIAATPQMQGNGDRDAVAAIWMDHLKKTVDALPGK
- a CDS encoding FecCD family ABC transporter permease, with translation MPRNRLQGAGPRALLPALAGLAALATACLAGAYPAGPGQVAAVLGRAMGLPVTAPADPALTAVVLDLRLWRGVLAYGVGAALAVAGGVFQGVLRNPLADPFTLGVSGGAAFGAALSLTLGLAAASGSVIATPLCALAGGGAALAFVLALARACGGLRRETVVLAGIIAATFLSALLSLTKALNEESVAGIVFWIMGGFQGRGKAELALFLPCFLAGALLIRLYIRECDILLLGETQARQLGVAAGRARLALLTGASLLTAGAVAVSGVIGFVGLIAPHACRRLFSAEHGTLLPQSALCGGALLVFADVLARTILPGGAELPVGVVTALLGGPFFCFLLVTGREGGRA
- a CDS encoding ABC transporter ATP-binding protein → MIRIEGLRAGYGGRDVLAGIDLRIAPGDMVGLLGPNGAGKTTLLLAATGVLPPSAGRVSLAGRDIASLSARERAKLVAVVPQRAESAGGLTVRTVVRMGRYPYLPFLGGYGEGDAAATKAAMTAVGVAHLADRRMNELSGGEFQRALTARALAQDARAMILDEASASLDMARKMELYGLLAARNAAGTTIVAALHDINLAALFCRRLIFIKNGRIEADGPVAAVFTSQTLSRIYETEILVIAHPKSGLPQALAVPAAPAAGAARNAPGGPGGSGGSGHHG
- a CDS encoding ABC transporter substrate-binding protein, which produces MALYGAYNEILAGMGLTNRIVARTEADDKPAAIAALPVIGTHMRPNLERVMAVKPDLVLQTAGRGEAEQAAANLAKLGVPVAVFSIHDFDSLFAAIDRIGVLTGAQKQAAELDASLKKRLAVVAANAFEGKKPKVFFEVRSGNLLAAGKGSMVDAVIRAAGGENAVSLDKKLVRLTDEELLRLAPDVCLTQRGPMNAEARSMADRPEYASLPCVKNRRAFVVDEALFSRPGPGSVDAVEELARILAGKPAMQAREARP
- the cobI gene encoding precorrin-2 C(20)-methyltransferase, which produces MSTLGTLYGLGVGPGDPELLTLKAARILGEVDTVFAASSSKNDYSIAQAIIAPHLPPQATVVRLPFPMTRDPAALDAAWEANTAAMGAVLAAGRDAAFITLGDPLLYSTFGYVLPRLTARLPELAVSIVPGITSFQAAAAKVGDVLVESGENLLIASGVDESGRLEKGLAAADNAVILKAYRNFPRLRDLLGRMGLTRATTFATRVGHDGEAIVRKLEEAPEKPHYLSLCLIKRTRV
- a CDS encoding MBL fold metallo-hydrolase is translated as MLSRRGFIKGAAVAAVGTMVGVPARPAVAGPSAKVSRQVPGYFRLPVGDIEVTALYDGGVTIPAKILHGATPQEIDVLLRDACIDPEQGLPTAINAFLVNTGNHLLLVDTGAGTAFGDKGGLLPGNIRAAGYDPREIGVVLLTHLHSDHALGLTDGAGRAVFPQARVRAAAAEAAYWLGPDAEQRIPEAQRKMLPAIKAALAPYQEAGRFSTFAPGETPAQGVEAVALAGHTPGHTGYRLASKGQGILFWGDIVHGMAVQFPRPEVSIDFDIDQPAAVATRTALMKSLAKGNEWVAGAHLPFPGLGHLRQAGAGYAWCPALYAG